ACtatactcagaaccatgatatttacGGAGTAATTGATTACCATTACTAGACTGTTTAAtattcaattaaaaaacaaaacaaaacaaaaatatgcatGCGTGGATAATATCGACTGAAGATACATCTTTTAACATGTACTTTCTACATGTGTTTAAAGTGATACTCTCCCCAAATCTATCTTTTGAGTATGAAACTCTTAAAGAAATTGTATTTTTCCTattaaaggtcaagtgtgtaggatttaggggtatatattggcagaaatagaatataatataatataatctgttttcttttgtgtataataacctgaaaaaggaatcactgtgttttcattacctttgaatgagccgTTTAAATccacatagggagcaggtccttgtctatgCTACATTGCACTGTCATGTTTCTAAATggctggctctagatagggccattcgtggTTTCACACTGGCCACTGTAGTTGGCAGCCCCTTTGCAATGAGGGTGGGcaatcactgggtccatttgtttaaTATAtaattagttttattttgtggaTAATTTGCCTcccgctaaaaacctcctgaactatAAATGCTGACGAAATTCTTGCCAGTAGAAGCTGGCAGTAATCTGCAATCCTTGCtgctagataccactaaatcccctcaaccttacacactggaccttcacaGGAATACctggacattttggaaaatgtgcTACTTTGCCaaagttttgctttttttgggaGGAAATCAATACCACTCTCTAGAAATGAGAGGATCGTTCCTCATATCTAAGTCTTGAATCGAAgcctatttcccaaaatgtcgcACTATCGCTTTGACAGAAACATCAGCTGGGTTCAGCTTTGACTTCATGTCAAATACATCTGATTCCAATGGTGACAAGGTTTCAAAATGTCTGTAGAAACTTCTCTTGCATCATCGTCCGATGTTACACCAAAATATGGCAAAAGACATGGCTTCATGTCACACTTCCTTTTTATCACTCTTCTTGCAACCCTGAAATTTCCATGAAAGTACTTTATTTAGTTGTATTTTGGAGGAATTCTCTGAAGATACAAATACACATTAGGGGAAGTGATGATGGTGCAGGAGTGGTTTGCAAGATTTCTGTAAATGATTTTCCATTTTTGTTTCTTGCGTGAAGAGCTTTTCACCTTTGGAATCCAAGCTGAACACAGCTGGTGTCTCTGGGGAAAAGTAAACCTCAAACCTTTTACAGCCACTTTTAAAGCCAGCAAGAGTGAGTGTTTCATACCAAAATACGTACAGATAGCTTTTGTATATAGTATCACTTTAACTAAAAACAGATCTCAGTGGAAAGATAGCTATTTTACAGTAAGCACATTTGTGAGACTTTGCTTTTTAGAACAGTCATAATGGTATGTGAAGATCTACTGTTTGTATCACAAAGTATCAcaaatgtgtgttgttttgaaATAGACACAAGGATGTATTGAAAATTGCATATCCTTATTAAGAATGAGTGGTTCAAACCATTTAGCTCAACCATGTGCTCAGGAGGCCCACTTTTCTCCCTGTGCCAGTACAGTTAGTTGGACATCTCTCCGGTGTTGCACTTTTTGTATTGCAGTGTACTACAATGTTATGATTTGAGGCCTGCCTTGCCTTTTACAATGATATAATGCGGCCCCCAAACACAGACCTTGCCAAGCTATTTAGATTAAAAGATTGAATATATCTTGGGAAAATGTAACAGCTCCAGCTGACATTCAATCAAAACTGGTAGTTTAATTAAGTATCCGATGAGGTCGAAAAAACATGTTGATGATGTAATCATTTAAAAAGGTATCACCCCCTCATATAATATCTGTCAGATAATTGGATACAATATCAATCTAAATGCAGCTCTGTATTATAGCAGCAGTGAGAGGAAAGGGGGAGATCAGGTTTCACTATAGTCACATTCTGATGTGGCGATCATTATCCAACAGTTACCACATTTTAAGTCGTGGTGTCCTACAAACAACCTTCCGGTTAAACTGCCTGTGGACCACTGTGCCGTGTTTGCTAAATGTTAATTTATGTACctcataatgtgtgtgtatgcatgtctCCAAGATACTATTAATAGTACATGTGGTTCTGCTTGGTGGGGGAGAGAGAGCTGTAAGGGGGGAGGGATGAGATATCCTCTCAGCTATTGACTATACAGAATGGCAAGAAGAAGGTGTCATGCATGCTAATAGAAGTCACTTGCAGGTCTTAGTAGCTCTTCTTTCCCCTTGCTAGTGGCcttgcagcagcagccagtAGTAGGATTATGAtgcttctcctctctgctcctcccctTGGGGGCTCCATCGTTGCCATGGTTGGCCCGCCCTggagtgggaggaggaggaggaagaggaggaggggcaggGCGGAGGAGGCTTCCTGCTCACTACTCATGGCAGAGCAAAGGACGCCTCGCTCTCCGATGACACCTCCTGCTTCCCTGAACGTCCTTGAGAAATGGACCCTGGTATTGTGTAGTAACCAGTGTGCTTAGCCATTTGGAGGGTGAAGTAATTTAGGTAGTCATTCAGCtataatgtaaaaatgtcaagGGACTGCTCAGTGTTGTATAAATCTTCAGCCCAGATCTCCAAGTATATTTTTTTACCTCTATATTCTGATGACATTTACATGCAAGCTTTAGGGTGGGCCATCTTTGAGAGTCCATCCAGTTTCCCCTGTTAAAATGAAGCATTAAAATGTCTGCAGTTATCAGCCACAGTATATCTTCCAGGCCTATCGGTCATATATCCTCCTGGAGACTGTGACTTAAAGTATTCAGAAAATCACTGATAAATGCAGTGCTCTGAGAAGAGATAGATATAATCAGTCATTAATTAATATTTgagtaatattttgtttgtctCAATCTCTCTTATTCTCCTAATGTTGATCCATGCAGAAATACTACTTAAGTACTACTTTTTTACTCTAAAGATAAATGGTTGATACAAGGCTTCACAGCTGTTTCATGTACTTATTatgtcttctgtttgtttgttgtgtgcaCTTTTGTTTTCGCTTCATAGACACCCTCCTCCTACACAGATCGTATAAAAACAGCACACAGCCTACAGCTACTACAGCATGGGAGGAAGCGTTAAAACGGCGTTGAGCCCCACTTCTGTGATAAGGTTTGACTGTCTCTGTCTTCCAGAACCAAAGATCAATGCCTCTGATCAGACCATCCTGTCAGCGGACACTCCTCTCAAACCCGTTACCCTGCAGTGTAACCTCACCACTGCCCACACTCCCCACAGGGAAAGCTTCTGGGTGAAGAATGGACAGGAAATCGCAAACACGCGGACAGAGCAGAGGAACACAGTATACAGGTGACAAACGGCTTTGCCTCTGTGTAGTAAGTAGGACAAAGTTTGGGAGAGAGGAAATTGCTCCTAGGAATAGAAAGCGGATTTATCTACAAGTTATCTAAATGTGGCTCTgccagctaaaaaaaaacaatgctgaGGTGATTTTGCATAGTCACATCTAGCTCTCAAACAGTGGGGGTCTGGAGAAATTCTTGCCTGAAAATATCACAGAGCAGGACCTTGCTGAGACAAAGGCTGTGTACCCAGTGGCTCTACATTCAAAATAGTCGTGCTGCTCACATTTTCAGGAATGGTACCTTGGGTTTGTTTTCTGCTTGGACAGCTAACTGTCAACAGTTGCTTGTAAATGGGTCAGACCACAGATCACATTGATGCATGTGGTCCTCTACAAGTTGTCAGTGTGCATGTTTTGAATAGACACGGCACGGCAGAGAAATCATCAAAGCTAGATTGTACAGTCGACCTCAAGCAACGGCTGAGGCAGTTAGTAAACACAGGTTTTCTAAATGTTGATAGGAGGTAGTTTACTCAAGGGTTTAAATGTCTTCAAACCAGCATTGATTGAGATCAAAGATGAGGCAACTCCTGACTTTCTCACACAtttgattttcaaaaaaaaGCATATCACTGCCTTAAGCCAAATATTGAACTGTACCTATGAATTTaacaacatacaaaaaaactATCATACCCTGAAGTACCAACTAGTTGTTAGTTCCTGCTGTCACACAGTATAACCATTGGAGCACAAAGCTACTGTCGCCCCCGTAGACATACCACAGACTCTCCCTAGCCACAAGATAAGACCAATTGGTCACTTCCTTGTCACATTACATCAGTGATACTCTGAGGATTACAGCTAAAATGCCCGTGGTGCCCTTCCCTGCAGAatccagagctgctgctccgtAATATAACAgcataatgccaacattttgtctCCTGTGGCCTTATAAACCCCTCAATCTTTCACCGCTGTAGTCCAAACTAATTACTGGAGTTAAACTGAAATTAGTTGACTTTATTTACTTGACTGGCAAATTAAAGTTGTGGAATAAGTtggtttgctttgtgttttgttgtagAATCGCTAAACCACGGGCAGATGACTCCGGGGAATACATGTGTGTTTACACATTTGACATGGCACCGAATGCAAATGCTACTATTGAAGTAAAAGGTAAGatttctctgtgacatattaacACCTGAACCTTTGCTGCATGCATGACACAAATACAGCTTATTAAAAAATGCCAGTGTCTGACAATTGATTTCCTCCATAATGTATTCAGCTTCTGAGAAAGCCCTGGCTTTAGTTTCAGCCTTTTTGTTCTACTACTaagagatagagagatagagCCGTCCTACAAAAGTGAACCACCCAAAGCTGTGTGAAGAGGGTCCTTGTTGACAAAGATGTTTGAATTCATCGAGTGCAGTGGTGATGACAGGGGGCAATCCTGAGGCTTTTGTCATTCTTGGCCTGCACTGATACAACAGTCTAGCAAAATGGACAGGCACTGCACAGGCTCACTAAGACCTGCAACCACAAAGCCCACTAGGAGGCATCATTAAGAGCAGTTATATGCTGAAGAAAATGGATGATATGAGGATTGtacattcattttatattttaataatgGTTTAAGTAGAAAAGGTTAACTAGGACAGTAACAGCAAATAACCTTACTGTGTTGGTTTCATTCAAGCTGACAGCAAAGCCATCAACTTGAATAAGGAATCTTCTCTGAGAAAGGGCAAGTGAAACCCTGTTCAAGAGAAGCTTGGCTGTGTGTAGTGCTTAAGCCAATTTGCTGTGGCATGGCTATGGAGCATACTGAGCATGCCCTGCCTCTTATTCCGCGGCTGTCTTAAAGCGCTGCTTGATTGCATAACATGGGTGATGACCGTGTGTGTTCTGCTTTCACTGGATTGTGAGATGATGGGACTCGTCGCCATTCAAACTGAAGTATCCTAGCCATCACTAGACTGCAGGCCTGTGACTGTTGAGGCTTGCTATCTGTCCCCTGGAGAAAAAGTCAGTCTTTTGACTAAACTGACGATGCATGCCCTTTAAAGGGGCCTACATTCCATgtctaaaaaaatgaaataacgTGTGTTTTGACGTTAAGAGTAGGTACTGTTGCTGGGTCTAAACAAAGCATTTCTTCAGTTCTTAAATGCTCTTGTGATTTTCTAGAGGTGTTTGAGATCTTTTGTGACCCAGGTAGCAAGCCCACTGTTATGCTAGCCAGCTTTGCACTGCGCTTCTGGCAGCAGTTCACTGAGATCCCTCGCCTACAGTGTCCTTGGCACACTCATCCTTGCAGGACTCAGCTCAGAGGCAACAGATGGAGGGTTCTGTGATGTTGTAGGATTAAGGCTCTGAATCCGGTCCCAGCCATCTCTGTGGCAGCAGTGGAGTTTATTGTCTGTGATACTAAGCTTACCACAGATACATATTTGGTACCTTATATTTCTCAAATTTTGGTAAATGTCAGGCACATTTTTCTATGAACACATATACTCATAATTTCACATTTCCCTCAAGCAAACAAATGTTGATTGTCCAAGTTTATACAATTTTACGCAAATtctcaaaatcaaaacatgtCACCACTTAAACGTAAAATAAGGGGAGTACCTAATGAAGGATTTTATTAAATGGCTCTTTAACTTGTgctgtcatcttttttttctgtttcttttctgacAGCTTTGACCTTGCTCCTCCTCACACATCCTTGTCACACTCCTACGTCACATTACCTCTGTCTGGCTCACACAGATTAATAATCACAGTAATTGTACTCAGGGGTGTGAAATGGAGGTTTCTGCCTGTTTTAGCGCCACTCTGAGggctgtctctgtgctgtctgtcacTACATAATACAGTCAGGACAAGGCACAAATGAGCTTGGCCACTCCCCTGCTCAGGGAGCACGTGTGCACCATAATTAGAGTGGGGTGATGTCACCAAAGAGCTCAGACCCCTCCTGCTCCATTATCCATGCGCAGCTGAAAAATGCTCACTCCAGGCCTCTCCCCTTATCCTGCTTAATTGCATGGAAGGAATTATTGTAATTTTGAGGATTAGTGGAAAAGCAGGAACAGTTATCTTCCTGATGCTGTGCAGCGTTACATGGAGAGTCTGTGTCTCACCTTTGGGAGAGACTCTGTTCTATTGATGGATGACTTTGACTTGGCATCTGTTGTGGTGCTTTATGACATATGCCAAAATTTATTACATCCTGAACctttgtgttgtattttcattatcagtatATTCATTAATCAGGGACAATTCACACAGTTTCCTTTGGCTCAATATCTCTTTTGTGGAATTCACTGTAGAACTGTTTTGAATGGGAACATCTGGAAACTCTCATATCATACCGATCCCCTTCTTCCCTGACCTCATTATAAATTGCACTGAAATGCTTTTATCTCTTCCAGAGTGATATTCCCCATTGCTGGGGTTCGGTGGTGGGGGtttatgtgctcaaagaataaTTGCACACCCGAATCTGTACTTTTTATTAAGAGTTGTACTCCTGGGCAAGACTCTGTTTTACTAGACTCAATGAGGTTTTCCGAAAAGGGTTTCtttcatgtatttttatcatATGCTGAAAAGTCATACTGGGATATTTTGTCCATATATTTTAAGCGATGTACTACTAAAAACTATTAGAATCTACTAAGAAACAAAACCTCATTACATCAGCAATGATCAAATTCTTTTAGAAGCACTCCTTAAATACAGCTCTAATGAGAGTTTGACTGCACACCTATGTCAAAGAGAGAGGTATTTATAATTAGAATATTACTAGTGCTACAGTAAATGTTTAAATGATAGGGTGCTGAAACTATATTAGCAAGTACAATAGTAGATACTCCTTTACCATCAATACCTCCATATCATCTTTAgctttagcttagcttagctttagCTAGATTTTTTAGAAATAATGCTAAGAAAACCTATGAGTAGATTCAGGAGTCAAGTGGAAAAGAGGAAAGCCTTGAAATGTAGGAAATATGATACAACACATATTCAGTACCCACTGAGTGAGATACTGTGAAGTAAGTAAGAAGTAATGACGTGACTTTAATTAACAAAATGATGCAACGTGATGCATATGATTTTTGAAAATATCTGACAGGAGCCCACTAACTGTGCTTCTTCTTGACTGCAGTAGCTTGAAGTTGTGAAATTTTCAAAGGAAAAAGGGCCGCTTCAGTGTGTTTACCCCACTATAGAGACTCTTAATTACACTCCTCTCTCTTAGCCATAGCCTCAACAGCCAATCATGCTTTCCTTATTCATGCCATCTGGTGGAGTTAAAACGTGCCTTTGAATGTCTTACTTCTGCCAACTCAGCTATTGatcagctttatttatttattttacctttcCAGCAAAACCTGATGTCACCGGCCACAAGcgaagtgaaaataaaaacgAGGGGGAAAATGCAATGCTGTACTGCAAGTCTGTTGGCTACCCACATCCCACCTGGACATGGCGTAAAATGGACGGAACATCCTACACTGTATGTGTACATATTATATACTGTAAACTGTATACTATATACTGTTTATATAAGTATAAAAActgaaggacagagagagaaacagacagttATACTGTATAGGTGCAGTGGGTAGACCTGTTAGAAAGCATGCTGCATATCTATTCCAAATTaagcattgttattgttttcattgtaaTAAACTTTGTGTTCCAGGACATTGATAACTCCACCGGACGCTTCTTCATCACTAACAGAGACAACTACACCGAGCTGAACATACTAAACCTGGATATAAGCACAGATCCTGGAATATACCAATGCAATGCCAGTAACGTGATTGGAAACACTGCTCAGACCACTATACTACGAGTGCGCAGCCACCTTGCACCGCTTTGGCCTTTCCTGGGTGTGCTCGCAGAAATTATAATCCTAGTAGTCATCATCGTTGTGTATGAGAAACGCAAGAGGCCAGACGACATTATTGATGGTAAGAAAACCTCTTCTCTGTTACTAGTAGGAGGCacgaatacattttaaaaaactatgAAAGTAGATATGATATTATTTATGTTCAAATTACAACATTGCACTTTGGAAGGTTtgagatgttttcttttgtctggTGTCTGATGTCCGCTATGAATGTATTGTAATAGTTTACAAATATATTAACTATGTACTGTACACACTGCCATGAAACTGAGGCTAAGGTTTTAACATGGTTGATCATTAGAGGTTTGCTTTCAACTGTCAGATAAGAAATTTAAGTATGAACAGAAACTACCCAGTGACTGTTTTCCAAACCGGCAATGACTGTAGGAACAAATGTCATCAAAAGAAGATTAATCagatcttaaagggacagttaaccccaaaatcaaaaataaatattgcatAGTTTTGGGCATAtctgctgtagagatgtctgccttctctcagatATAATCAAACttgatggcactcggcttgtggtgctaaaagcaccaaaacatacatatttgaaaaattcaacagcaatgtcgctttccagaaatcatgatccgtTTACTCAAAATAACCCACAGATCTTGtagtgagcagtttcatacagGAGCTATTttcacacagaaggaagcatgcatctactcatggacaagggCTCAGAATCATggcagatgtaaacattaatggcttcCTCCTTAGCTAAGGTgtgatgttagctagctcaatgGTGCTAAATGAGCTAGCAGCAaggcatgcttccttctgtgcagtgttaCCGTTGTTagatgtagttcagtagaaacagttgaaaaacatgaaactgctcacaacaaggtctgaagattatcttgagtaattggGACATGATttatggaaagagacattgctgttgagtttttcagatgtattttttggcactttgagcaccacaagccgagtgccatctagttccattatattcaagataagatagacatctctatggccgatgtCTCCAACACTTGACAAATCACTCCAAAACAATCTAGGTTGATAAACAGCACAAGAAAGAcgaaaaatatgtactttttattttggggtgaactgtccctttaagctacCACAAGGTTGCATCTGCTCTCAGAGGAGATCTGTAGTGGCCAACTGACTGTCAAGGGACTTGCCTCCTTGCCTCTCGACTGGTGTGGTGAAAGGAGAAAGGAAGAACATTGTCACATATACTACAGCTAACCTTTCTGAGTTGTGTGCTGTGCTAATGGCAATGGTAACAGCACATTTGGATCCATGTTGATAGCAGAATAAGTGTTCAGAAACATGTGGGGTTATCAGCCTGTAGCTATAAAATATATCCGTCCGACTATGTAACTTAATTGGTTACTATTCTTTCCCCCTTCCCCCCTCTTTCCAAATGGCAACATAATCTAAATGGGTGGTAAGTGAGAAATCCTGCATGGTTTCGgagattttatttctttatgtcGATTTGTATGTTTTTACGAGCCTACAGTCCATCCAAAACCTTTTGATCTTTGCCGAGATATTAACACAGTAAATTATGTTTATACCAGTTTGGGTGAAATCAGCACTTGTCTTCATTCATTTCCTTTTTCATAAGGACATGTTCCCCTATGATCAATAGTGAAAAGTTGGATTAATTTGCGTAAATCTCCAAAGAGCCGTAATATTTGTGATATTAAAAGCCCAATCAagatattttgtgtttctcaatgCAGACCTGTACCAGTATGTTAGTAGTTCCAGTGTGACAGCCCAACCTAACCATGTGAGTGAAAGAAGTGAAAAACAATTACGCCCAAACTTTAAGATTTGGGAGTAAAGTTATCTACATTGACTATATTGGCAAACACACTGGCAAACCAATGCATGCCTTGATTCAGTTTTATAGATTTTTGGGTAGCTGTGGATATACCCtgttctatttttttctgttaactgaaatacaatataaaacaaagatGTTAACACCCTCAAGGAAGGCAGACCCATCCAGCCTTGCAATATTAATGCTGTAAACCACCTGTAATACTTTCCTTTACTAATAGGACTACTTTGAAACACACTGGTATTTTCTCCATTCAATAAAAACATCTACTGTTATGAATACTTCACTGTTCAGTCCTCAAACACAGGATGAGCCCTGTTTTTCAATGTAATccaaagaataaaaaaacataccGTATCACGACCAACGTAGTTGTAACATTACAGAGCTACTTGACTGTTAGGAGTACAGGAAAGCTTCAAGAGCCCCTACTTTAGTGGCCAATTGAGGTTACACTGAAGCATCTGCAGCGTGGGTATGAACATTACGCCAAAATATCAAACCACCAATGTGGGCAGAGAAATAGTAAAAACAGGaatgaaaaaacagaaatgaataaTTCATTCTGTATCCATTTACTCATGCATATATACATAACCAACCTATACATTTACTGTAACTTATTTTCATTTGAAGTTTTGTCTGGTATCCCCTACATAAGACCAGCTTTTCCATTTAACAAAAGAAATGGCCCGTGCTTTAGGAGGCAGACAAAACTGCACGATAAGAATGTGACAAGATGAAAATGTCTAGAAAGCCCAAGGGCGTCTCCAGTCACCACAGGTTCAGTCTGACCTCTACTCATGTGGCTTTgccttattttctttttggaataaaacatgaacacaAGCACAATACAGAACTGCAACCACTAATATGAATCACTCCAACTGGGCAACAGTTGTACTCTACACTCTAATACAGACTAAACAAACAGAGCTTCAGGGTACATCCTGCTTTTCATTTACTGACCGTGGGAGCCGTCTGAAATTGCAACCGCGGTccaaacaaaataagatttcCTCAGTCAATTGTGTAAGGAATATTAAGTAGATAAACCTGTCTTAAAGTTTTCATCAAATGTGTGGGggtttctctttttcattttctttccttttaatCCACATATACACTTTACCCACACTTCAGGCAATCACAAACTAAGGCTTAGAGCGACAGActtaaaatgtattaatcaTTTAATTGGGTTGAAAATAGTGTTTACTGATGCGTCATTATCCAGTGATTAACCATTTAA
The Epinephelus lanceolatus isolate andai-2023 chromosome 2, ASM4190304v1, whole genome shotgun sequence DNA segment above includes these coding regions:
- the nptnb gene encoding neuroplastin b isoform X1; translation: MHPNAVMLAVVLLGNLMLPFISAQNAGFVKSPMSETKLTGDTFELYCDVVGNPTPEIQWWYAEINRADSFKQLWDGARKRRVSINTAYGTNGVSVLGITRLTLEDSGTYECRASNDPKRNDLRQNPAITWIRAQATISVLQKPKINASDQTILSADTPLKPVTLQCNLTTAHTPHRESFWVKNGQEIANTRTEQRNTVYRIAKPRADDSGEYMCVYTFDMAPNANATIEVKAKPDVTGHKRSENKNEGENAMLYCKSVGYPHPTWTWRKMDGTSYTDIDNSTGRFFITNRDNYTELNILNLDISTDPGIYQCNASNVIGNTAQTTILRVRSHLAPLWPFLGVLAEIIILVVIIVVYEKRKRPDDIIDDDEPVGQMKTNSTNNHKDKNIRQRNTK
- the nptnb gene encoding neuroplastin b isoform X2 encodes the protein MHPNAVMLAVVLLGNLMLPFISAQNAGFVKSPMSETKLTGDTFELYCDVVGNPTPEIQWWYAEINRADSFKQLWDGARKRRVSINTAYGTNGVSVLGITRLTLEDSGTYECRASNDPKRNDLRQNPAITWIRAQATISVLQKPKINASDQTILSADTPLKPVTLQCNLTTAHTPHRESFWVKNGQEIANTRTEQRNTVYRIAKPRADDSGEYMCVYTFDMAPNANATIEVKAKPDVTGHKRSENKNEGENAMLYCKSVGYPHPTWTWRKMDGTSYTDIDNSTGRFFITNRDNYTELNILNLDISTDPGIYQCNASNVIGNTAQTTILRVRSHLAPLWPFLGVLAEIIILVVIIVVYEKRKRPDDIIDDLYQYVSSSSVTAQPNHMTNQLDK
- the nptnb gene encoding neuroplastin b isoform X3, with protein sequence MHPNAVMLAVVLLGNLMLPFISAQNEPKINASDQTILSADTPLKPVTLQCNLTTAHTPHRESFWVKNGQEIANTRTEQRNTVYRIAKPRADDSGEYMCVYTFDMAPNANATIEVKAKPDVTGHKRSENKNEGENAMLYCKSVGYPHPTWTWRKMDGTSYTDIDNSTGRFFITNRDNYTELNILNLDISTDPGIYQCNASNVIGNTAQTTILRVRSHLAPLWPFLGVLAEIIILVVIIVVYEKRKRPDDIIDDDEPVGQMKTNSTNNHKDKNIRQRNTK